The sequence CAAGCTTTACAGCTTCTATAAATGAGGAAGCATCTGCAACATTTTTTCCTGCAATATCAAACGCTGTTCCGTGATCCGGAGAAGTTCTTATAAATGGAAGTCCTAAAGTTATATTTACAGCTTTTTTAAAACATGACATCTTTAAAGGTATCAGTCCTTGATCATGGTACATAGCGAAAAAGGCATCAAATTTAGACAGATCTGTAAATGCCGTATCTGGAGGAAGGGGACCCTCTACATCAATTCCTTCTTTCTTTAACAGTTTTACAGCAGGCTCTATGATATCTATTTCTTCCCTACCTATATTTCCCCCGTCACCTGCATGGGGATTTAAACCTAAAACAGCTATAGATGGATTATCGATAAGAAATTTTTCCTTAAGTTCTTTATAAAGAAGCCTGATAGCACCGCGCAAATCTGTTTTTCTTATAGCCTCAGGAACATCTTTTAAAGGTATATGGGCTGTTGCAAGGGCAACCTTCATCCTCTTGCACATCAGCATCATAAGGTATTCTTTTACACCTGACACATAGGCAAGGTAATCTGTATGCCCGGGAAATTTAAAACCGGCAGCCATTACATGTTTTTTTGATATAGGAAGTGTTATAAGGGCATTTATTTTTTTTGCAAGTATATCTTCTGTAGCTTTTTTCAGATAGATTACCGATGCTCTCCCTGTTTTATCAGATGGCTTGCCAGGAATAAAATCTTCATCAGCAAGGTTTATCAGATAAAATCCTTCTGTACTGACCTTTTCAACATTTTCCACCACTTTATATTTAAAGTCTATCCCTGTATAAGAAATTGCCCTATCTATAGCTGTCTTACTACCGTAGATTATATAGATTCCATCAGGAAGATAAGAACTGCCTTTTACAAGAATTTCAGGGGATATACCCGACGGATCCCCCATAGATATCCCGAATTTTTTTACCATACAATTACAGTATTTGCTTTTTCTATAAGATCTATAATGTCTTCATAGTCCATTAGCTTATTTTCAGGAATTTTTATATTCCTTGCAACAGCATCTTCTTTGCAGGCAACCCAATTTTCAATGGTAGGAACCCTCAGGACAGCATCCTGTATCAAAACTATCATATCTTCAGGTTCAAGCATATCAGCTTCAGGAAAGTCTGCCGGTCTCTTTATCAGCCACAGATTATTTACCATGTTAGAACCACCTCTGCCTCTTTAACTATCTCACTTATTTCTTCTTTAGGTTTTACATCAACAGGTGTAGACCATTCTTTTAATTTTATTCCTCTTTCTCTTATCGCTTCTTCTTCAACAATTATTGAGGCATCCATCATTCCCAGAGCTTCTACGGATTTATCTATCGGCTCTATTCCTATCATTTCAGGCTTCCAGTCTGTAAGTGTGTAAACCCCTTCCTTCAGGAAAATAACAGTCAATCTGTGCTCCATAGAAAGACCAACAGCCTGTCTTAATGCTTCAAATGCTTTCCAGCTAAAAGGATTAGATTTTATTATCAGGACAACCTTTTTTCTCGCCATTTTTTCCGCCTAATCAAGCATTATTACTTTATCTGCTTCAGTTATAAGTTTTGAAAGCCCATACATACTACTACTTTCAGCCCATCCTTCAGGCTTCACTTTTCTCTGCTCAGCATTATGGGCACAGTAATACACCTTTACTCCATTATCTACGAGCTCTTTCACTTCCGGTCTAAGTATCGAGTATATACCATTTCCCATAAAAAATATCTTTGTTTTATGATTCCTTTTTACAGAAGCCCTTGCCATTTTTACAGCTGTATTGAAATCGTGGGAGTAAGGATTACTTGCAAGTACTATTAACAGATTCATTTTACCTTCCTTATAACAACTTCCCAGAGATTATCACCTATCTGTTTTATATCTAAAATTTCCTGACCTTCTTCTCTCATACTTTTTGGAACATTTTCAACAGAAGGTTTATAATCAAGTATTACCTTTAGAACCTGACCGGGCTCCATCTGTTCTAAAATAAGTTTACTTTTCACAAATGTAAATGGACAGACCTCACCTTTTAAATCCAGTTCTCTGTCTGCTTTGACCTCTGCCATTTTTCCTCCTTAGAAATGAATATCACAGGCCTGATCGTACTCAATAAGCTCTTTTATTACCGGTTTTTCTCCACATAAAGGACATTTTTTATCTTTTCTCAATTTTACAACATTAAACTCTGTAGTAAGGGCATCAAAAACAAGAAGTTTCCCTACAAGAGGTTCTCCAATTCCCAGAATCAGTTTGAGGGCTTCGTTTGCCTGTAATGTTCCCATTATTCCGCCTACAACACCTAAAAGACCCGCTTCCTGACATGAAGGAACAAGTCCCGGAGGAGGTGGTTCTGGGAAAAGGCACCTGTAGCATGGAGAATTCTCTTTATTCCTGTAGTCAAATGTTGTAAGTTGTCCTTCAAATCTCAGTATCGCAGCTGAGACAAGAGGTTTTCCTAAGAAATAACATGCATCATTAACAAGGAATCTTGTAGGAAAGTTGTCTGAACCATCAAGGACTATATCAAATCCCTTTATAATGTCTATAACATTATCTTTGTGGATTCTTTCGTTATAGGCAATAACCTTAACATCTGGGTTGAGAGCCTCAAGGGTCATTTTTGCAGATTCTACTTTTGGTTTTCCAACTCTTTCGGTATTGTGAAGTATCTGTCGTTGTAAATTGGAAAAATCAACAACATCAAAATCAACTATTCCTATTGTTCCAACTCCTGCAGCAGCAAGATAGTACAGTGATGGAGAACCTAAACCTCCAGCTCCAATAACAAGGACTTTTGATTCAAGAAGTTTTTGCTGTCCTTTACCGCCAACTTCCGGCAGTATTATATGCCTGCTGTACCTTTTTATCTGCTCCTCAGTAAACTGGAAAGACATTTAATCACCTCGCTCTGGAGTAAAATGGGAATGTATAAAGCTATATAATATATCAGTTCATTTTAAAATTCAATCTTCTATCTTCCCTTGACAACCTTTTACACAGGAGATAAGTTAATACTTACTTACAAATAACGGTTCCATCTTACCCAGTGCTCTTCCTGCGCTAATCTTTCAGGGGAGGTTTCCCCTTTTTTGTTATAATAGATTTATGAGATATATAATCGCATTTTTTCTTATCTTTTCGCTTGCCTTTGGTCTTTCTGACAAAGAGAGAGACACTCTTTTAAGGGTAATACAGGGTCTTTATCAGGATAAACTCTATAATATAACTGTTAAAAAATGTCAGGAATATCTGGAAAAAACACCTTCAGATGATCCATACAGGGAAAGGATAATAAAAATTCTCTTTCACTCCCTATACAACGATAAAAACAAAAAAGATTTTATTAATTACCTGTCGTACATCCAGAGTGAAAAAATATCAAAACAGACAGCAAAAGAGATTTTTGCCCTTGGTATGAAACTGTTTAAAGATGAACCTCAAGGAAAAGCCTACGTTATTGAGTTTTACCTCCCTTACACAGAAGGTTATGAGAAAACACAGATAGAAAAACTCCTTGTAACTACATATATAAAAGCAGGGATGTGGGACAGAATACTTAAAATGTCTGATAAAAAGGAGATAAATATCTACAAAGTGTTAGCCCTGTATAAACTTGGAAGATACAAAGATCTTATAAACTTTACAGAAAAAATGTCAAAGTTTTCTTCAGAAGACGCAGACACTGTTCTGTACTACAGAGGACTTGCGTTTTTCAATACAGGTAAAAAAGATAAAGCTGCAAAGGTTATAGAATCTGTAACATTCAAAACACCAGAGATGATAAAGTTTCTTGCTTCATACTACCTGAAGAAAAAAGATTATATAAAAGCTGAAAGATATTTAAAGCTATTAACACTCGAAAAGGAGTACTCAGACTACGGGTATTACTATTTAGGTGTGATTGAAGATCTATCAAAAAATTATAAAAAAGCAGCAGAGTACTATAAAAAAGCATCTGCCTTTAATACAGAGTTTGGAAAACTTGCAAAAAAAAGGTTAAAACAACTGAAAGAAGCACAGGTCGTACCGGTAGAAAAATTTTACACTGTAAGAATTATCCTTTATAAAACAGAAAAAGAAGCAAAAAGGCTTATCCAGAAAAAAAAGTTAGAAAACTGTTTTATAAAAAAATATAAGGTATACTACGGGGTTTTCTGTGGAGAGTTCAAAGATAAAAAAGATGCCCTAAAGGAAAGAAAAAAGCTACAGAAACTTGGATTTAAAGATGCTGTCATTGATATAATAAAAAGATAATCTAAATCATTTTTTCATTCTATTCCTTCCTGTATATTCTTTATAAAAACTAAATAGGAGGTCTGTTATATGTCAGCAGAGTTTAAGCACGTTTTTGTATGTTTACAGAGAAAACCACCCGGTATGCCTTCTTGTGGTGATAAAGGTTCTGACCAGATATTTCAGAAATTTCAGGAAGAGCTTATGATGAAAAATCTCTTTGATAAGATGGCTGTCACACCTACAGGATGTCTTGGCCCCTGTATGATGGGACCTACTGTGGTTGTATACCCTGACGCTGTATGGTACGGGAATGTAAAACCGGAGGATGTCCCTGAAATTATTGAAAAACATATCCTCGGCGGAGAGCCAGTAGAAAGGCTGGTAACATCTAAAGGAAGACCACCAGCCATGTTTTAATAAAAAGCCCCTTTCGGGGCTTTTTGCAAATTGTTTGCAATTTCTCCTTTTGTTCTTTATACTTTTTTTATGAAGATTTCAGATATATTACAGCATACAAAAAGAAGTGTTTCGTTTGAATTCTTTCCCCCAAAGACTCCTGAAGGAGAAGACTCCCTCTTTAGAACAATAAAAGATTTAGAGTTTATAAAACCGACATTTGTATCTGTAA comes from Persephonella hydrogeniphila and encodes:
- the pdxA gene encoding 4-hydroxythreonine-4-phosphate dehydrogenase PdxA produces the protein MVKKFGISMGDPSGISPEILVKGSSYLPDGIYIIYGSKTAIDRAISYTGIDFKYKVVENVEKVSTEGFYLINLADEDFIPGKPSDKTGRASVIYLKKATEDILAKKINALITLPISKKHVMAAGFKFPGHTDYLAYVSGVKEYLMMLMCKRMKVALATAHIPLKDVPEAIRKTDLRGAIRLLYKELKEKFLIDNPSIAVLGLNPHAGDGGNIGREEIDIIEPAVKLLKKEGIDVEGPLPPDTAFTDLSKFDAFFAMYHDQGLIPLKMSCFKKAVNITLGLPFIRTSPDHGTAFDIAGKNVADASSFIEAVKLAVELSK
- a CDS encoding DsrH/TusB family sulfur metabolism protein; this encodes MVNNLWLIKRPADFPEADMLEPEDMIVLIQDAVLRVPTIENWVACKEDAVARNIKIPENKLMDYEDIIDLIEKANTVIVW
- a CDS encoding DsrE family protein, producing the protein MARKKVVLIIKSNPFSWKAFEALRQAVGLSMEHRLTVIFLKEGVYTLTDWKPEMIGIEPIDKSVEALGMMDASIIVEEEAIRERGIKLKEWSTPVDVKPKEEISEIVKEAEVVLTW
- a CDS encoding DsrE family protein, whose product is MNLLIVLASNPYSHDFNTAVKMARASVKRNHKTKIFFMGNGIYSILRPEVKELVDNGVKVYYCAHNAEQRKVKPEGWAESSSMYGLSKLITEADKVIMLD
- a CDS encoding sulfurtransferase TusA family protein, coding for MAEVKADRELDLKGEVCPFTFVKSKLILEQMEPGQVLKVILDYKPSVENVPKSMREEGQEILDIKQIGDNLWEVVIRKVK
- the moeB gene encoding molybdopterin-synthase adenylyltransferase MoeB; translation: MSFQFTEEQIKRYSRHIILPEVGGKGQQKLLESKVLVIGAGGLGSPSLYYLAAAGVGTIGIVDFDVVDFSNLQRQILHNTERVGKPKVESAKMTLEALNPDVKVIAYNERIHKDNVIDIIKGFDIVLDGSDNFPTRFLVNDACYFLGKPLVSAAILRFEGQLTTFDYRNKENSPCYRCLFPEPPPPGLVPSCQEAGLLGVVGGIMGTLQANEALKLILGIGEPLVGKLLVFDALTTEFNVVKLRKDKKCPLCGEKPVIKELIEYDQACDIHF
- a CDS encoding SPOR domain-containing protein, producing MRYIIAFFLIFSLAFGLSDKERDTLLRVIQGLYQDKLYNITVKKCQEYLEKTPSDDPYRERIIKILFHSLYNDKNKKDFINYLSYIQSEKISKQTAKEIFALGMKLFKDEPQGKAYVIEFYLPYTEGYEKTQIEKLLVTTYIKAGMWDRILKMSDKKEINIYKVLALYKLGRYKDLINFTEKMSKFSSEDADTVLYYRGLAFFNTGKKDKAAKVIESVTFKTPEMIKFLASYYLKKKDYIKAERYLKLLTLEKEYSDYGYYYLGVIEDLSKNYKKAAEYYKKASAFNTEFGKLAKKRLKQLKEAQVVPVEKFYTVRIILYKTEKEAKRLIQKKKLENCFIKKYKVYYGVFCGEFKDKKDALKERKKLQKLGFKDAVIDIIKR
- a CDS encoding (2Fe-2S) ferredoxin domain-containing protein, whose translation is MSAEFKHVFVCLQRKPPGMPSCGDKGSDQIFQKFQEELMMKNLFDKMAVTPTGCLGPCMMGPTVVVYPDAVWYGNVKPEDVPEIIEKHILGGEPVERLVTSKGRPPAMF